DNA sequence from the Lycium barbarum isolate Lr01 chromosome 5, ASM1917538v2, whole genome shotgun sequence genome:
GAAGATTGGCCAAGGCCTCGTCCTTGATGGAAACACGCCCATCACGACGTCCTGCTTGGACATCATAGTTTATTTTCCCGACTTTGTTGGAACTGTCGCGAGCAGCAAAGGCAAGAATGTCTGCACACGACACTGTTCCAGGGCATGCAGCCTCGAGCTGCTTTTTAGCTGCATCAATCACCTCAAAGCCTCGTAAACTGTTTTTGTTTGCTATGCTTTCCTTTTCTGAATTCGGCCCATCCAATAGCACAGATGCATCACATCCCTAAAGTACATAAAATGCAGAAAAAAGtatttaagttaaaaaaaattatcaagAGTAGCACGTGTTGAACTGTTCTGACTacctcatctaaaagcttaatgAGTTTCGTAACACAATTCAACACGTTAACAGAGCTGGCTCAGGTCTTGAGTTCAAATCTGACCATCACATAAAAAGCAAAAAAGTATTTCCCCGTGTTTTTCCATGAAAAAAGATAGGCCCACATGTGAGGGGACATGTTAAGACCTAACATTATTTAGTAACTAAAAGTGTGCTTTCTCTCTAATAGCTTACGAGTTCAGATGAAATGGTTACACTGTGAAGTATGCAGAAAAAAGTAACGCGAAGAATGAGATTATCAAGAGAAGCACaagaaaattagagaaaaatACGTCAACATACCCTCACAAAGCAGTCATGAAAATGTAGCCTGATAAGGCCAGCAGCTATGCCTGGGTTACGAGAAACGGCTTTGTACACAACATTTCTCACAATGGCTTCAGCATTTGGACAAGTGTGGTAATAGTAACCTACTTTTAGCGGACAGGAGGGTGGTCGTTTACCCAAGGCCGAGACTGAAAGAGATAAAATCAAGCAGGAAACAAACGCGACCACAGAACAATTGAAGCTCTTGGaattcatctttttcttttttcttggctCAAGAGCAGCTACTGTGCTTTTTGTTCAAATGATGAATAATTTATGAACTCCATGGAGCATTTATAGTTTGTAATATGCATTGTAGCTACTTCCAAAATGTACACTTGAGGAATCTTTTGTCACTATTAAAACAGAACATGATTGCCTGTAATACAAACTTCAAAGTTGAAGTTTTCTCAAGTGTGTATGACTTTTGAAGAGTTCCAAAGCTACCACCTTATTATATTAATGCAAAATTTTAATTTgacagtcttttttttttcttcattatgATTCTTAATAACTCAATGGGCTCTTCTTATTCGAATCAAACAAACAAAGAGGGGAATCCCGTTGAGTTGTGTTACAGAGAATCGATCTTTCTATTCGTTGTTGAATCTTTTTCAACCTAAATGATTTTGATTTCAACAATTTATTTTCTGGCTATGGAATGAAAGTGTAGGAAATCGAATTACACGCTTTGAAGCACTTTTTCGCGCTTTCATATACTAGGAGATTACAGGACAAATACGTTTATTTTTCAGATGATTCATATCGTCAAGTGCACTCATCCCAAAATTCAGCCCTATCAAA
Encoded proteins:
- the LOC132640107 gene encoding peroxidase 5-like, with the translated sequence MNSKSFNCSVVAFVSCLILSLSVSALGKRPPSCPLKVGYYYHTCPNAEAIVRNVVYKAVSRNPGIAAGLIRLHFHDCFVRGCDASVLLDGPNSEKESIANKNSLRGFEVIDAAKKQLEAACPGTVSCADILAFAARDSSNKVGKINYDVQAGRRDGRVSIKDEALANLPSPFVGVKELIKNFARKGMSADEMVTLSGAHSIGIAHCAVFASRLYPQNKQQNLPIDPEYARMLKSICPPEALTNGTGVANPANLDVLTPNKLDNRYYMDLKSKKGLLVSDQTLMSDPKTAKMVNFNARYGRVWGKKYAEAMVHMGTLDVLTGRKGEIRKNCHFVN